The following proteins are co-located in the Streptococcus downei MFe28 genome:
- a CDS encoding helix-turn-helix transcriptional regulator translates to MKNHIQQLRKAQKLSQAELASHLGVTRQTIISLEKGRYTASLELAFKIARFFNLSIEEIFIYEEEEKDT, encoded by the coding sequence ATGAAGAATCACATTCAACAACTAAGAAAGGCTCAGAAGCTGAGCCAAGCTGAACTGGCGAGCCACCTTGGGGTTACTCGCCAAACCATCATCTCTTTGGAGAAAGGCCGCTACACAGCTTCGCTGGAATTGGCCTTTAAAATCGCTCGTTTCTTTAACCTGAGCATCGAAGAGATTTTTATCTATGAGGAGGAAGAAAAGGATACTTAA
- a CDS encoding tRNA (cytidine(34)-2'-O)-methyltransferase: protein MVVQPFIQENYHETQGRNHVVLFEPQIPANTGNIARTCAATNSPLHIIRPMGFPINDRKMKRAGLDYWDKLDIRFYDSLLEFLDKCQGQVHLVSKFAQKTYSEVNYADDQDHYFIFGREDKGLPEDFMREHVTKAIRIPMNDQHVRSLNLSNTVCMIVYEALRQQDFANLDLVHTYEHDKLK from the coding sequence ATGGTTGTCCAACCCTTTATTCAAGAAAACTATCATGAGACCCAAGGTCGTAACCATGTGGTTCTCTTTGAGCCCCAGATTCCAGCCAATACAGGTAATATTGCCAGAACCTGTGCGGCTACCAATAGTCCCTTACATATCATTCGGCCCATGGGCTTTCCTATTAACGACCGCAAGATGAAGCGGGCCGGTCTGGATTATTGGGATAAGCTGGATATTCGTTTTTATGACAGTCTCCTTGAATTTTTGGACAAATGCCAGGGGCAGGTCCATCTGGTGTCCAAGTTTGCGCAGAAAACCTACTCTGAGGTCAATTATGCAGACGACCAAGACCATTACTTCATCTTCGGGCGAGAAGACAAGGGGCTACCTGAGGATTTTATGAGGGAGCATGTGACCAAGGCCATTCGTATTCCTATGAATGACCAGCACGTCCGCAGCCTCAATCTCTCCAACACCGTCTGCATGATTGTCTATGAAGCCCTGCGCCAGCAAGACTTTGCCAACCTTGATTTAGTCCATACCTATGAGCATGATAAATTAAAGTAG
- a CDS encoding ISLre2 family transposase has product MDTAVIDERELLKEFQEANQKQFLKFVKDYDDFIAPSMRAKNYTLKNQSSRTVTFIFGEIEFSRNRWYKGGKCRIPVDEKLGLEKHSRFSREMVYQLAHLATFLPYRKVGTVLELINQTIVTKDNVLKAVKKGNQLHQMKEDYDYFQDEAPQKIVADKVYLEGDGAMVKTTDHSQENYNTDLAHFVIHTGRKQVGPNRYELQNKKEFISSSHFKARQQTLDYLYHHFEFPSQTILICNSDGGHGYSQATFKEFGKALGIKHVEYFWDSYHLNEKIKQFFQPYPPELLDLTFKGIREHKRGYLITAFDTLESLVEDETELEAVLKFRRKLLGRFPQTKPAHLRGLSHKGIGVMETQHKKITYRMKKRGMYWSPAGADTMSQMIIEREEGTLRELFMGEWLDHYHKKVAMTGSAQKWIQMRGDRTDWIRGKRPGSEQVKKLIGLLAKKSHNSH; this is encoded by the coding sequence ATGGACACAGCAGTTATTGATGAACGAGAACTACTCAAGGAATTTCAGGAAGCTAATCAGAAACAATTTTTAAAATTTGTCAAAGATTATGATGACTTTATCGCTCCTAGTATGAGGGCTAAAAATTATACGCTCAAAAATCAATCTAGCCGAACGGTGACCTTTATCTTTGGTGAAATAGAGTTTAGCCGAAACCGTTGGTATAAGGGAGGTAAGTGTAGGATTCCAGTTGATGAGAAGTTGGGGTTAGAAAAGCACAGTCGATTTTCTAGGGAAATGGTCTATCAGCTGGCCCACTTAGCTACTTTTCTGCCCTATCGTAAGGTTGGGACGGTCTTAGAGTTAATCAATCAGACTATTGTGACCAAAGATAACGTCTTAAAGGCCGTTAAGAAGGGGAATCAGCTCCACCAAATGAAAGAAGATTATGACTATTTTCAGGATGAAGCTCCTCAAAAGATAGTGGCCGATAAGGTGTATCTGGAAGGAGATGGGGCTATGGTTAAAACAACTGACCATAGTCAAGAAAACTATAATACCGATTTGGCTCACTTTGTCATTCATACTGGCAGAAAACAGGTCGGCCCTAATCGTTATGAACTCCAAAACAAAAAGGAGTTTATCTCCTCCTCTCATTTCAAGGCTAGACAACAGACCTTGGACTATCTCTATCATCATTTTGAGTTTCCCAGTCAAACCATTTTGATCTGTAATTCAGACGGTGGCCACGGCTACAGTCAGGCTACCTTTAAAGAATTTGGTAAGGCCTTGGGTATTAAGCACGTGGAATATTTTTGGGATAGCTACCACCTCAATGAGAAAATCAAGCAATTTTTTCAGCCTTATCCTCCAGAGCTACTAGACTTGACTTTCAAGGGAATTAGAGAGCACAAGCGAGGTTATCTAATAACCGCCTTTGATACCTTAGAAAGCCTGGTTGAGGATGAGACTGAATTAGAGGCTGTCCTCAAATTTAGACGAAAATTGTTAGGTCGTTTTCCTCAAACTAAGCCAGCACACTTGAGAGGTCTATCTCATAAGGGCATTGGCGTTATGGAAACCCAGCATAAGAAGATTACCTACAGGATGAAAAAGAGGGGGATGTACTGGAGCCCTGCTGGTGCCGATACCATGAGCCAAATGATTATTGAGCGAGAGGAAGGTACCTTGCGAGAGCTCTTTATGGGAGAGTGGCTGGACCATTACCATAAAAAAGTGGCTATGACAGGAAGTGCCCAGAAATGGATCCAGATGAGAGGAGATAGGACAGACTGGATTAGGGGCAAACGTCCTGGCTCAGAGCAGGTCAAAAAACTAATTGGACTTCTTGCAAAAAAATCTCACAACTCCCATTAA
- a CDS encoding helical hairpin domain-containing protein has protein sequence MVVTKVLQIKTSKNLKRAIAYITQEAKTLKQDDGKSQDDFAYSYDLVDGHVCKKLVSGYDLTNVSDNQTTYDDFIITKKTVDALRGNDDLSDIHNDNRVMAHHVIQSFAPSDNLTPEQVHEIGRQTALELTGGHHQFVIATHMDRGHLHNHIIFNTTDTVTLKKFRWQKGTKKSLEKISDKYAALQGAKILEPHLRNSYTQYSAWRQKNSLRVDLKERLDFLLKYSTSLEDLRQKAKDLNVTMDTSGKYVTYKLLDRDQERAIRDRTLSKKGKYGLEKMAERLAKNQVGFPTDEIAARFKNFQDEKSQDFEMKLEIESWQVKYMTPQSIYVAVDFGIDRQGIVSIPSRMLDQDDKGNFTAYLKKNDFFYFLNEDHSEQNRFIKGSTLIKQLSAKNGELILRKNSHISKLNRLVDELNFLSINGVTNASQFEFLQDRFDQQLKETDAELAKLDERVHQIQELLGALVSYQTEPDQRETARQILDRAKVDKTSDPALLKKEIEEVRIERNTLKDHRDGIVKDYIMYQELKAEQDLDKKSSKSQKRNM, from the coding sequence ATGGTCGTGACTAAGGTTTTACAAATTAAGACCAGTAAAAATTTAAAACGGGCGATTGCCTATATTACACAAGAGGCCAAAACATTAAAACAAGATGATGGCAAAAGTCAAGATGACTTTGCTTACTCATACGATTTGGTAGATGGTCATGTTTGTAAAAAGTTGGTCTCAGGTTATGACTTGACCAATGTATCAGACAATCAAACAACCTATGATGATTTTATCATCACGAAAAAAACCGTGGATGCACTTAGAGGAAATGATGATCTGTCCGATATACACAATGACAATCGGGTCATGGCTCATCATGTCATCCAGTCATTTGCACCTAGTGACAATTTAACACCTGAACAAGTGCATGAGATTGGCCGACAGACCGCCTTGGAATTGACTGGTGGTCATCATCAATTTGTCATTGCGACCCATATGGACAGGGGGCATTTGCACAACCATATTATTTTTAATACGACAGATACCGTTACGCTAAAAAAGTTTCGCTGGCAAAAGGGCACTAAGAAAAGTTTGGAAAAGATTTCTGACAAGTATGCAGCCTTGCAAGGGGCCAAAATCCTAGAACCTCATTTGAGAAATTCTTATACGCAGTATTCTGCCTGGCGACAAAAGAATAGTCTGCGAGTCGACTTAAAAGAGCGTTTGGATTTTTTATTGAAGTATTCCACGTCCCTGGAAGACTTGAGACAAAAAGCAAAAGACTTGAATGTGACTATGGATACTTCTGGAAAATATGTCACCTACAAATTATTAGACCGTGACCAAGAAAGAGCTATTCGTGACCGCACTTTATCAAAAAAAGGCAAGTATGGTTTAGAAAAAATGGCGGAACGCTTGGCCAAAAATCAAGTAGGTTTTCCGACAGATGAAATCGCTGCTCGCTTTAAAAACTTTCAAGATGAAAAGTCCCAGGACTTTGAAATGAAATTGGAGATTGAAAGCTGGCAGGTTAAATACATGACACCGCAATCCATCTATGTTGCTGTTGATTTTGGTATCGACCGCCAAGGAATCGTTTCAATACCATCTCGCATGTTGGACCAGGATGATAAGGGAAACTTCACCGCCTACCTAAAGAAAAATGACTTCTTTTATTTTTTGAATGAAGACCATTCTGAACAGAACCGTTTTATCAAAGGGAGTACCTTGATTAAACAACTTTCGGCCAAAAATGGGGAACTCATTTTGAGAAAAAACTCTCATATTTCTAAACTCAATCGCCTGGTCGATGAGCTGAACTTTTTATCCATTAACGGCGTAACCAACGCTAGTCAGTTTGAATTTTTACAAGACCGATTTGACCAGCAGTTAAAAGAAACGGATGCTGAACTGGCTAAATTGGACGAGCGAGTTCACCAGATCCAGGAATTACTTGGTGCCTTGGTTTCTTATCAAACTGAACCCGACCAGAGAGAAACGGCCAGGCAAATTTTGGATAGGGCCAAGGTCGATAAAACCTCTGATCCAGCTCTGCTAAAAAAAGAGATTGAAGAGGTCAGAATTGAGAGAAATACTCTCAAGGATCATCGGGATGGTATTGTCAAGGACTACATCATGTACCAGGAACTGAAGGCCGAACAAGATTTGGATAAGAAGTCATCCAAGAGCCAAAAACGAAACATGTAA
- a CDS encoding plasmid mobilization protein has product MEDKKRKRYKQIKLRVTDDEEAIIRRKISAANLKTFQSFALKMLLNGEVVTVDYSELLALRKEVNAIGQNVNQIARFANTLGELDKDLLLALQEEVKALSQVLYQEFDERKVGKVHGRD; this is encoded by the coding sequence ATGGAAGATAAAAAACGTAAACGGTACAAACAAATAAAATTACGGGTAACAGATGATGAAGAAGCTATTATTCGACGGAAAATTTCAGCGGCTAATCTTAAAACTTTTCAGTCGTTTGCTCTTAAAATGTTACTCAATGGTGAGGTGGTGACAGTCGACTATTCAGAACTGTTGGCCTTGCGAAAAGAGGTCAATGCTATTGGTCAAAACGTGAACCAGATTGCACGGTTTGCGAATACGCTTGGAGAATTGGACAAGGATTTATTGCTGGCTTTGCAGGAAGAAGTTAAGGCATTAAGTCAAGTGCTTTATCAAGAATTTGACGAAAGAAAGGTGGGAAAAGTTCATGGTCGTGACTAA
- a CDS encoding PBECR4 domain-containing protein, whose protein sequence is MAEATQERKALLANQFQERLKQYTSMDIVAVAQGLGLDLQQKGNYYVWKEHDSFQINPRMNRFMWWSRDTGGNTINLVQIIRKEQTGEEISFKQATDYLRTGNFNTIEVQPLPKAEPFSYYLAKAESQDLSRTRAYLKNKRGLSDETIDFFIQSGNLAQANFINYQADNLSEPVIVFKAKALDGKLVGASLQGIENHPDIHERGHLKQIMKRSDGLSGFSIDVGQPKRLVFAEAPIDLMSYYEVHKDDLQDVRLVAMDGLKKGTISHYTLDLLTDGKASHSLNRLQLRTNLDELVNLTTTFKDGKNANLITLAVDNDEAGRKFIDKLKADGIPVVSDLPPVKEGQEKMDWNDFLKQEKSEPSLDNSRLAQARRKLERLEGEQSQAIQKVFDHYKQTSGQPMNDKRGGDAFFRKADRLDGRVVAKNQEIEQQRERVERLEERARNKELGLNRQGTGLEMSVRNIPRIREEIEKSKKGESVYTKATIKRYEKELERLEAIASRNDQVTLSPTAQALVEAGELNQWQKQPTTYFVKGLRKVALEMDESGNLVPSQKYRPKTDKERERVEELLQQLKLAEKGLETMAEPSKALQVLFDFSENPTLTNYYHEGDVIPYQEFTQTLLAQNAAQSLAEGYDKTYFYLLDETGERLTDQLRYDVGSEKEGLVKGLSLDRLLLKDYLTLAQITEENPILSQATSANPFEEQFNQELAENARPLYGNPVTGEVHETIQGAQEDMAFLDVNGYPHETEKEALEAPREKISEEEIDLVRDQKKTLNKSQESSDAGEFHRTSDYSEELSSSRTASQPVTDPPQPDFPAIAQLNFTIKNENVQTRKPGYKGIDAKELRRLNRFAPTLQTTAQWYLREIADSKLSYFISDEKGNSEVVQMEFRKNNFAHLAGVSPVDRNMTEALEDFAYGRGDYDAILISEASRDKMKVLPMLPEIIETGTFVFNDLSDVEKLHNIDMSKAITPEDSDLLVLFRNTEDALIPASVMRIKGQLGEELERLDKQTVLGVYRERNGQLEQLAINDTYVKDNGKEMMTILQENQALEHQALIQEEMRRETDRQRELRTRDSDGDGLTDEEELARGTNPYSADTDGDGITDGQEVAQGTDPLDANSNVYADEKKRQAGETKRDMAITELIKTHQLEELNHKLDDVRQGYFEPENFKNYLNAMENLDHYSARNLELIMAQYPQATRLKPYHGWKKIGGQVQKGEKAIYITAPNVKKLLDKDGQPKLDPKTGEVMTRTWFKTEKLFDISQTKGADLSQIPSKQWQPKNREDYNNIYRILKETAHDKGLKIDCKDLANGKKSQLDLEKQTIYFQKGQSKPNDVLGQIVYQMAKSDVARSNQKKAFEGEHPKFNASLQAEAVGYLVSHRLGLSQEENYHFSSLKDLQRNPEGLKNFELQLATIQKQATKLMGQIEEKLGKYQVKDKSLSEGQTLKPKDVFSQSLAEAKAETAEKLATKSDKSEDLNDSKKEDRTLK, encoded by the coding sequence ATGGCAGAAGCAACGCAAGAAAGAAAAGCATTATTGGCCAACCAGTTTCAAGAACGATTGAAACAATATACTAGTATGGATATTGTGGCCGTGGCTCAAGGACTCGGCTTGGATCTCCAACAAAAGGGCAATTATTATGTTTGGAAAGAACATGACAGCTTTCAAATCAACCCGAGAATGAATCGGTTTATGTGGTGGTCTCGGGATACAGGGGGGAACACGATTAACCTAGTTCAAATAATCCGTAAGGAACAAACGGGAGAGGAGATCTCTTTTAAACAGGCCACGGATTATTTGCGGACAGGAAATTTTAATACCATAGAGGTTCAGCCCCTTCCAAAGGCTGAGCCTTTTTCTTATTATTTGGCCAAAGCTGAAAGTCAGGATTTATCTAGGACCAGAGCCTACCTCAAAAATAAGCGAGGCCTCTCAGATGAAACCATTGATTTCTTTATTCAATCAGGCAACCTGGCTCAGGCTAACTTTATTAACTACCAGGCAGATAACCTATCAGAGCCTGTCATTGTCTTTAAAGCTAAAGCCCTCGATGGCAAATTGGTTGGGGCTAGTCTCCAAGGCATCGAGAATCATCCTGATATACACGAGAGAGGGCACCTCAAGCAAATCATGAAACGCTCTGACGGTTTATCAGGATTCTCTATTGACGTGGGCCAACCTAAACGCCTAGTCTTTGCAGAGGCCCCAATCGACCTGATGTCTTATTATGAGGTACATAAGGACGACCTACAAGATGTCCGCTTAGTGGCCATGGATGGCCTTAAAAAGGGGACCATCAGCCATTATACCCTAGACCTTCTGACAGATGGTAAGGCTAGTCACAGCCTCAATCGGTTACAGCTGCGGACCAATCTTGATGAGCTGGTCAATTTGACTACTACTTTTAAAGATGGTAAAAATGCCAATCTTATCACTCTGGCCGTAGATAATGATGAGGCTGGCCGTAAGTTTATTGATAAGCTAAAGGCTGATGGTATCCCAGTTGTTTCTGACCTTCCGCCTGTCAAGGAAGGCCAAGAAAAGATGGACTGGAATGACTTTCTCAAACAAGAAAAGTCTGAACCCTCTTTAGATAATAGCCGTTTAGCTCAAGCTAGGCGAAAGCTGGAACGCTTAGAAGGAGAGCAGTCCCAAGCCATCCAAAAGGTCTTTGACCATTACAAGCAGACCAGCGGCCAGCCCATGAATGACAAGCGAGGCGGTGATGCCTTCTTTAGGAAGGCTGATCGCTTAGATGGGCGAGTAGTGGCTAAAAACCAGGAAATCGAGCAACAGAGAGAAAGGGTGGAACGCCTAGAAGAACGGGCCCGCAATAAAGAGTTGGGGCTCAATCGACAGGGCACGGGTCTTGAAATGAGTGTCCGTAATATCCCTAGAATCAGAGAAGAAATTGAAAAATCCAAAAAAGGGGAGTCTGTTTATACCAAAGCCACCATTAAACGCTATGAGAAGGAGCTAGAGCGACTGGAAGCCATTGCTAGTAGAAATGACCAGGTAACACTTTCACCGACCGCTCAGGCTCTTGTAGAGGCTGGAGAGCTTAACCAGTGGCAGAAGCAGCCAACAACTTACTTTGTCAAAGGCCTAAGAAAGGTTGCCTTGGAAATGGATGAGTCAGGAAACCTGGTTCCATCCCAAAAGTACCGTCCAAAAACGGATAAGGAAAGAGAACGAGTTGAAGAGCTGCTGCAGCAGTTGAAGCTAGCAGAGAAAGGATTAGAAACTATGGCAGAGCCTTCAAAAGCCTTACAAGTACTTTTTGATTTTTCAGAAAACCCCACCTTAACTAATTACTATCATGAAGGTGACGTTATTCCTTATCAAGAGTTTACTCAGACATTACTGGCACAAAATGCTGCCCAAAGCCTAGCTGAGGGCTATGATAAAACATACTTTTACTTATTAGATGAAACTGGTGAGCGTTTAACAGATCAATTGCGTTATGATGTTGGATCAGAAAAGGAAGGACTAGTAAAAGGACTGTCTTTAGACCGTTTATTGCTAAAGGATTATCTTACATTGGCACAAATAACCGAAGAAAATCCAATTCTCTCTCAAGCCACCTCAGCTAATCCCTTTGAAGAACAGTTTAACCAAGAATTGGCAGAAAATGCTAGACCGCTATATGGAAATCCTGTCACTGGTGAGGTTCATGAAACAATCCAAGGTGCCCAAGAGGATATGGCCTTTTTGGATGTCAACGGTTACCCTCATGAGACAGAAAAAGAGGCTTTAGAAGCCCCTAGAGAAAAGATTAGTGAGGAGGAGATTGATTTGGTAAGAGACCAAAAAAAGACTCTTAACAAAAGCCAAGAGTCTAGCGATGCGGGCGAATTTCATCGCACTTCCGATTATTCAGAAGAACTCAGTTCTTCTAGGACAGCATCGCAGCCTGTTACGGATCCACCGCAACCTGATTTTCCTGCCATCGCTCAATTAAATTTTACCATTAAAAATGAGAACGTGCAAACGAGAAAACCAGGTTATAAAGGAATAGATGCAAAAGAGCTTCGTAGATTGAATAGATTTGCACCAACGTTACAAACAACGGCCCAATGGTACTTGAGAGAAATAGCTGATAGTAAGCTTTCGTATTTCATTTCGGATGAAAAAGGAAATAGTGAAGTTGTACAAATGGAATTTAGAAAAAATAACTTTGCACACTTAGCTGGTGTTTCTCCAGTTGATCGAAATATGACTGAAGCATTAGAAGATTTTGCTTACGGCAGAGGTGATTATGATGCTATTTTAATCTCAGAAGCTAGTAGAGATAAGATGAAAGTTTTGCCTATGTTGCCAGAGATAATTGAAACAGGTACTTTTGTTTTTAATGACCTATCTGATGTTGAAAAGCTACATAATATTGATATGTCTAAGGCAATAACACCAGAGGACAGCGATCTATTAGTTCTTTTTAGGAATACAGAGGATGCACTCATTCCAGCATCAGTGATGAGAATAAAAGGTCAATTAGGGGAAGAATTAGAACGATTAGATAAACAAACCGTCCTCGGTGTTTATCGTGAACGTAATGGCCAGCTAGAGCAGCTGGCTATCAATGATACTTACGTTAAGGATAATGGTAAGGAGATGATGACTATTTTGCAAGAAAATCAAGCCTTAGAACACCAAGCTCTGATTCAAGAAGAGATGAGGCGTGAAACAGACCGTCAAAGAGAGCTGCGGACTAGAGACTCTGATGGTGACGGTTTGACAGACGAAGAGGAGCTGGCACGGGGCACCAATCCTTATTCAGCGGACACAGATGGAGATGGTATCACAGACGGCCAAGAAGTGGCTCAGGGGACTGACCCTTTGGATGCTAATTCTAATGTCTATGCCGATGAAAAGAAACGTCAGGCAGGAGAAACTAAGCGAGATATGGCCATAACTGAGCTGATAAAAACGCATCAACTGGAAGAATTAAATCACAAATTGGATGATGTCCGTCAAGGCTATTTCGAGCCTGAAAACTTTAAAAACTATCTCAATGCTATGGAAAATCTTGACCATTATTCCGCTAGAAACCTTGAGTTAATTATGGCTCAATACCCACAAGCTACGAGATTAAAACCTTATCACGGCTGGAAAAAAATTGGTGGCCAAGTTCAAAAAGGAGAAAAGGCAATCTATATTACGGCCCCAAACGTGAAGAAACTTTTGGATAAAGACGGACAACCAAAATTGGATCCTAAGACAGGTGAAGTCATGACACGAACCTGGTTTAAGACAGAGAAATTATTTGATATTTCTCAAACCAAGGGGGCAGACCTTTCCCAAATTCCATCCAAACAATGGCAACCAAAAAATCGTGAAGATTATAATAATATCTACCGGATTTTGAAAGAAACCGCCCATGATAAGGGACTAAAAATTGATTGTAAAGACTTGGCCAACGGAAAGAAAAGTCAGTTGGATTTAGAGAAACAAACCATCTATTTCCAAAAGGGGCAATCAAAACCTAATGATGTTTTAGGTCAAATTGTTTATCAAATGGCCAAGTCTGATGTGGCCCGTTCAAACCAAAAGAAGGCCTTTGAAGGCGAGCATCCAAAATTTAATGCCAGTCTACAAGCGGAAGCTGTTGGCTATTTGGTCAGTCACAGATTGGGACTTAGTCAGGAAGAAAATTATCATTTTTCATCCTTGAAGGACTTGCAGCGTAATCCAGAAGGTTTGAAAAATTTTGAATTACAACTGGCGACTATTCAAAAGCAAGCCACAAAACTGATGGGCCAAATTGAAGAAAAATTAGGCAAATATCAAGTGAAAGATAAAAGTTTGTCAGAAGGTCAAACCTTAAAACCTAAGGATGTTTTTAGTCAATCATTGGCAGAAGCTAAGGCAGAAACGGCTGAAAAACTGGCGACTAAGTCGGATAAATCTGAGGACCTTAATGACTCAAAAAAAGAGGACAGAACCTTGAAGTGA